Proteins encoded by one window of Salarias fasciatus chromosome 1, fSalaFa1.1, whole genome shotgun sequence:
- the onecut1 gene encoding hepatocyte nuclear factor 6 isoform X2, translated as MNAQLSMENIGDLHGVSHESVSGHGELLSGHSPHSRPSPRGLGHRAMGMATLLDSGDYHPGHHGHLHPAISMCEAPPGMSASSTYTTLTPLQPLPPISTVSDKFPPHHHHHHPHHPHPHPHQRIPGNVSGSFTLMREDRSLAPMNSLYPAYHHKDPCMGQSLSPLSGSGLASIHTSQAGIPPYAHPGAAMPGEKMLTPSGFEAHHPAMLGRHAEQHMSSTAGMVQINGLHHHPHAHLGAQGHGQGLGNSREQASGPGQQGGGGGGGGVSGGQMEEVNTKEVAQRITTELKRYSIPQAIFAQRVLCRSQGTLSDLLRNPKPWSKLKSGRETFRRMWKWLQEPEFQRMSALRLAACKRKEQDHGRSERGNVSKKPRLVFTDVQRRTLHAIFKENKRPSKELQLTIAQQLGLELATVSNFFMNARRRSLDKWVDDGSGHPVNSGPNACTKA; from the exons ATGAACGCACAGCTGTCGATGGAGAATATTGGCGACCTGCACGGAGTGAGCCATGAGTCCGTGTCCGGTCACGGAGAGCTGCTGAGCGGCCACAGTCCGCATTCCCGTCCGAGCCCCCGGGGTCTGGGCCACCGAGCTATGGGCATGGCGACCCTGCTGGATAGCGGAGACTATCACCCCGGCCACCACGGACACCTGCATCCAGCCATCAGCATGTGCGAAGCCCCCCCTGGCATGAGCGCCAGCAGCACTTACACTACCCTAACCCCCCTGCAGCCCCTGCCCCCCATCTCCACCGTGTCCGACAAGTTTCCtccccatcaccaccaccaccatccccACCATCCGCACCCTCATCCCCACCAGAGGATCCCCGGGAACGTCAGCGGCAGCTTCACGCTGATGCGGGAGGACCGGAGCCTGGCGCCCATGAACAGTCTGTATCCCGCATATCACCACAAGGACCCCTGCATGGGGCAGAGCCTGTCCCCGCtgtccggctccggtctggccAGCATACACACGTCTCAGGCCGGCATCCCCCCTTACGCTCACCCCGGCGCCGCCATGCCCGGTGAGAAGATGCTCACCCCCAGCGGATTCGAGGCTCACCACCCGGCCATGCTGGGCAGACACGCGGAGCAGCACATGAGCTCCACGGCGGGCATGGTACAAATCAAcggcctccaccaccacccgcaCGCCCACCTCGGCGCGCAGGGGCACGGCCAGGGGCTGGGGAACAGCCGGGAGCAGGCCTCCGGGCCGGGGCAGCAAGGGGGCGGCGGTGGAGGGGGTGGCGTTTCtgggggacagatggaggaggtgaATACCAAAGAGGTAGCGCAGAGGATCACCACAGAGCTGAAGCGCTACAGCATCCCTCAGGCCATCTTTGCCCAGCGGGTCCTGTGCAGGTCCCAGGGGACCCTGTCCGATTTGCTGAGAAACCCCAAACCCTGGTCAAAGCTCAAGTCCGGCAGAGAGACCTTCCGCCGCATGTGGAAATGGCTGCAGGAGCCTGAGTTCCAGCGCATGAGTGCGCTCAGGCTCGCAG CATGTAAGCGTAAGGAACAGGATCACGGCAGAAGTGAGCGGGGTAACGTGTCCAAGAAGCCCCGGCTGGTGTTCACAGATGTGCAGCGGCGGACGCTCCACGCCATCTTCAAAGAGAACAAGCGACCATCCAAAGAGCTGCAGCTCACCATTGCCCAACAGCTGGGCTTGGAGCTGGCCACAGTCAGTAACTTCTTTATGAACGCACGCCGACGGAGCCTAGACAAGTGGGTAGACGATGGCTCTGGTCATCCAGTCAACTCTGGCCCCAACGCCTGCACCAAAGCCTGA
- the onecut1 gene encoding hepatocyte nuclear factor 6 isoform X1 produces MNAQLSMENIGDLHGVSHESVSGHGELLSGHSPHSRPSPRGLGHRAMGMATLLDSGDYHPGHHGHLHPAISMCEAPPGMSASSTYTTLTPLQPLPPISTVSDKFPPHHHHHHPHHPHPHPHQRIPGNVSGSFTLMREDRSLAPMNSLYPAYHHKDPCMGQSLSPLSGSGLASIHTSQAGIPPYAHPGAAMPGEKMLTPSGFEAHHPAMLGRHAEQHMSSTAGMVQINGLHHHPHAHLGAQGHGQGLGNSREQASGPGQQGGGGGGGGVSGGQMEEVNTKEVAQRITTELKRYSIPQAIFAQRVLCRSQGTLSDLLRNPKPWSKLKSGRETFRRMWKWLQEPEFQRMSALRLAGERSLACKRKEQDHGRSERGNVSKKPRLVFTDVQRRTLHAIFKENKRPSKELQLTIAQQLGLELATVSNFFMNARRRSLDKWVDDGSGHPVNSGPNACTKA; encoded by the exons ATGAACGCACAGCTGTCGATGGAGAATATTGGCGACCTGCACGGAGTGAGCCATGAGTCCGTGTCCGGTCACGGAGAGCTGCTGAGCGGCCACAGTCCGCATTCCCGTCCGAGCCCCCGGGGTCTGGGCCACCGAGCTATGGGCATGGCGACCCTGCTGGATAGCGGAGACTATCACCCCGGCCACCACGGACACCTGCATCCAGCCATCAGCATGTGCGAAGCCCCCCCTGGCATGAGCGCCAGCAGCACTTACACTACCCTAACCCCCCTGCAGCCCCTGCCCCCCATCTCCACCGTGTCCGACAAGTTTCCtccccatcaccaccaccaccatccccACCATCCGCACCCTCATCCCCACCAGAGGATCCCCGGGAACGTCAGCGGCAGCTTCACGCTGATGCGGGAGGACCGGAGCCTGGCGCCCATGAACAGTCTGTATCCCGCATATCACCACAAGGACCCCTGCATGGGGCAGAGCCTGTCCCCGCtgtccggctccggtctggccAGCATACACACGTCTCAGGCCGGCATCCCCCCTTACGCTCACCCCGGCGCCGCCATGCCCGGTGAGAAGATGCTCACCCCCAGCGGATTCGAGGCTCACCACCCGGCCATGCTGGGCAGACACGCGGAGCAGCACATGAGCTCCACGGCGGGCATGGTACAAATCAAcggcctccaccaccacccgcaCGCCCACCTCGGCGCGCAGGGGCACGGCCAGGGGCTGGGGAACAGCCGGGAGCAGGCCTCCGGGCCGGGGCAGCAAGGGGGCGGCGGTGGAGGGGGTGGCGTTTCtgggggacagatggaggaggtgaATACCAAAGAGGTAGCGCAGAGGATCACCACAGAGCTGAAGCGCTACAGCATCCCTCAGGCCATCTTTGCCCAGCGGGTCCTGTGCAGGTCCCAGGGGACCCTGTCCGATTTGCTGAGAAACCCCAAACCCTGGTCAAAGCTCAAGTCCGGCAGAGAGACCTTCCGCCGCATGTGGAAATGGCTGCAGGAGCCTGAGTTCCAGCGCATGAGTGCGCTCAGGCTCGCAGGTGAGCGAAGCCTCG CATGTAAGCGTAAGGAACAGGATCACGGCAGAAGTGAGCGGGGTAACGTGTCCAAGAAGCCCCGGCTGGTGTTCACAGATGTGCAGCGGCGGACGCTCCACGCCATCTTCAAAGAGAACAAGCGACCATCCAAAGAGCTGCAGCTCACCATTGCCCAACAGCTGGGCTTGGAGCTGGCCACAGTCAGTAACTTCTTTATGAACGCACGCCGACGGAGCCTAGACAAGTGGGTAGACGATGGCTCTGGTCATCCAGTCAACTCTGGCCCCAACGCCTGCACCAAAGCCTGA